A stretch of Bradyrhizobium sp. AZCC 2262 DNA encodes these proteins:
- a CDS encoding GGDEF domain-containing protein, translating to MKKKTRATASRAGKRPKRAASGQKAAPRRSSAPASRSPAVSNGTKATIRRLKVQLARTQAQIEELQASADTDFLLGIPNRRGFERELNRAIAYIKRYRAGGALVVLDVDRLKPVNDAFGHAAGDQVLKAIVTTLLAQVRASDVVGRLGGDEFALLLWNLSETDARAKAAALEEAIDRLTFDFDGRTITAGASAGVCVLDTHSEAGRALEAADSAMYVRKAQRRHEAS from the coding sequence ATGAAGAAGAAAACCCGGGCGACTGCCTCCAGGGCCGGAAAACGCCCCAAAAGGGCGGCTTCTGGGCAAAAAGCTGCCCCGCGGCGGTCATCCGCGCCGGCGTCCCGGTCGCCGGCCGTGTCCAACGGCACCAAGGCGACGATTCGCCGGCTGAAGGTGCAACTGGCCCGGACGCAGGCGCAGATCGAGGAACTTCAGGCCTCCGCCGATACCGACTTCCTGCTGGGCATTCCGAACCGACGCGGCTTCGAGCGCGAGCTCAATCGCGCGATCGCCTACATCAAGCGCTATCGCGCCGGCGGTGCCCTGGTCGTGCTCGACGTCGATCGCTTGAAGCCGGTCAACGACGCCTTCGGACACGCCGCGGGCGACCAGGTGCTCAAGGCCATCGTCACGACGCTGCTCGCGCAGGTGCGCGCTTCCGACGTGGTCGGCCGGCTCGGCGGCGACGAATTCGCGCTGCTGTTGTGGAATCTCAGCGAGACCGATGCCAGGGCCAAGGCGGCCGCGCTGGAGGAAGCGATCGATCGGCTCACCTTCGACTTCGATGGCCGCACCATTACCGCGGGCGCCTCGGCGGGCGTCTGTGTTCTCGATACCCACTCTGAAGCGGGCCGCGCGCTGGAAGCGGCCGACAGCGCCATGTATGTGCGCAAGGCGCAGCGGCGGCACGAGGCGTCGTGA
- the purE gene encoding 5-(carboxyamino)imidazole ribonucleotide mutase encodes MTAPIAIIMGSQSDWETMRHAAETLVALGIDCEKRIVSAHRTPDRLFAFAKGAKAQGFKVIIAGAGGAAHLPGMAAALTELPVFGVPIESKALSGVDSLYSIVQMPAGVPVGTLAIGKAGAINAALLAASVLALNDAALAKRLAAWRKQQTDAVKERPEGSA; translated from the coding sequence ATGACCGCACCCATCGCCATCATCATGGGCAGCCAGTCCGACTGGGAGACCATGCGCCACGCCGCCGAGACGCTCGTGGCGCTCGGGATCGACTGCGAAAAGCGCATCGTCTCGGCCCATCGGACCCCGGACCGGCTGTTCGCCTTCGCCAAGGGCGCCAAGGCCCAGGGCTTCAAGGTCATCATTGCCGGCGCCGGCGGGGCCGCCCATCTGCCTGGCATGGCGGCGGCACTGACGGAACTCCCGGTCTTCGGCGTTCCCATCGAATCCAAGGCGCTGTCGGGCGTTGATTCGCTCTATTCGATCGTGCAGATGCCGGCCGGCGTTCCCGTCGGCACGCTGGCGATCGGCAAGGCCGGCGCCATCAACGCCGCCCTGCTCGCCGCAAGCGTGCTGGCGCTGAACGACGCGGCGCTGGCAAAGCGATTGGCCGCCTGGCGCAAGCAGCAGACTGACGCGGTCAAGGAGCGCCCGGAGGGATCGGCGTGA